The following coding sequences are from one Rathayibacter sp. VKM Ac-2760 window:
- a CDS encoding substrate-binding domain-containing protein, whose protein sequence is MTNRSPRFNRYLGLGSVAILAALGITACSSSGSSDAGSTADSGDGVGVTLIVKTTTNPFFVAMEDGAKEAATTAGVNLTLAAGKEDGDEDTQIQAIENAISKGDKGILITPNGPSVVDAIAKARDAGLFVIALDTAPDPADAVDITFATDNFTAGESIGKWTAAQLDGEKATIAMLDLFDDKVVSVDYNRDQGFLTGMGIDVADEEVNGDEEKTGSYSGGDYEIVGNEATQGAEDGGRTAMETLLSKNPDINVVYTINEPAAYGAYQALQAAGKEKDVLLVSIDGGCAGVKNVAEGLIGATAQQYPVKMAQLGVEAIAQLAKDGTEPSTSEGLDFFDTGSQLVTDTPVDGLDSISSDDAAGICWGE, encoded by the coding sequence ATGACGAACCGCTCCCCTCGCTTCAACCGGTACCTCGGCCTCGGCTCGGTCGCGATCCTCGCGGCCCTGGGCATCACCGCCTGCTCCAGCTCCGGCTCCTCCGACGCCGGCTCGACCGCTGACAGCGGCGACGGCGTGGGCGTCACCCTCATCGTCAAGACCACCACGAACCCCTTCTTCGTCGCGATGGAGGACGGCGCCAAGGAGGCGGCCACCACCGCCGGCGTGAACCTCACGCTCGCCGCGGGCAAGGAGGACGGCGACGAGGACACCCAGATCCAGGCCATCGAGAACGCGATCTCGAAGGGCGACAAGGGCATCCTGATCACGCCCAACGGCCCCTCGGTCGTCGACGCCATCGCGAAGGCCCGCGACGCCGGCCTGTTCGTGATCGCCCTCGACACCGCGCCCGACCCGGCCGACGCCGTCGACATCACCTTCGCCACCGACAACTTCACCGCCGGCGAATCGATCGGGAAGTGGACCGCCGCGCAGCTCGACGGCGAGAAGGCGACCATCGCGATGCTCGACCTGTTCGACGACAAGGTCGTCTCGGTCGACTACAACCGCGACCAGGGCTTCCTCACCGGCATGGGCATCGACGTCGCGGACGAGGAGGTCAACGGCGACGAGGAGAAGACCGGCAGCTACAGCGGCGGCGACTACGAGATCGTCGGCAACGAGGCCACCCAGGGCGCCGAGGACGGCGGCCGCACCGCCATGGAGACGCTCCTCTCCAAGAACCCCGACATCAACGTCGTCTACACGATCAACGAGCCCGCCGCCTACGGCGCGTACCAGGCCCTCCAGGCCGCGGGCAAGGAGAAGGACGTCCTGCTCGTCTCGATCGACGGCGGCTGCGCCGGCGTGAAGAACGTGGCGGAGGGCCTGATCGGCGCGACCGCGCAGCAGTACCCCGTGAAGATGGCCCAGCTGGGCGTCGAGGCGATCGCGCAGCTCGCGAAGGACGGCACCGAGCCCAGCACCAGCGAGGGCCTGGACTTCTTCGACACCGGCTCGCAGCTCGTCACCGACACCCCGGTCGACGGCCTGGACAGCATCAGCTCCGACGACGCCGCCGGGATCTGCTGGGGCGAGTAG
- a CDS encoding uracil-DNA glycosylase, protein MFLTAPHGFRDPSAVEARRLMLQDEPSVQPLRVFRDELLARRRRRSPGAEVPDFDPAEAGVGARALIVLEAPGSMAAGRDGSGFVSVDNDDPTAATTWTLRDEVGLHHHTLLWNIVPWHLAGGAPDALEVQQGAKELRLLLQLLPDLRVVVNAGTVPKAGWAKNIAPYLVDGPTVIDSWSPGQRAMNQGSKRDELKRAFERAAQLVG, encoded by the coding sequence ATGTTCCTGACTGCGCCCCACGGCTTCCGCGATCCGTCCGCTGTCGAGGCGCGTCGACTGATGCTGCAGGACGAGCCCTCGGTGCAGCCGCTCCGAGTGTTCCGCGACGAGCTCCTCGCCCGGCGGAGGCGCAGGAGCCCCGGCGCCGAGGTGCCCGATTTCGACCCCGCGGAAGCCGGCGTCGGGGCCCGCGCGCTCATCGTGCTCGAGGCGCCCGGCTCGATGGCGGCCGGCCGCGACGGCTCCGGCTTCGTCTCGGTCGACAACGACGACCCGACCGCCGCGACCACCTGGACGCTCCGCGACGAGGTCGGCCTCCACCACCACACGCTGCTGTGGAACATCGTCCCGTGGCACCTCGCCGGCGGCGCCCCCGACGCGCTCGAGGTGCAGCAGGGCGCGAAGGAGCTGCGCCTCCTCCTGCAGCTGCTCCCCGACCTGCGAGTCGTGGTGAACGCCGGCACCGTGCCGAAGGCGGGCTGGGCGAAGAACATCGCGCCCTACCTGGTCGACGGGCCGACTGTCATCGACTCGTGGAGCCCCGGGCAGCGAGCGATGAATCAGGGCAGCAAGCGCGACGAGCTGAAGCGCGCGTTCGAGCGGGCGGCACAGCTCGTCGGCTGA
- a CDS encoding PfkB family carbohydrate kinase, giving the protein MAESSVSAKSVSEPAVVVLGDALIDVLRDESGEQRFLGGAAYNVAVGLALLGHRVQLLAMIGDDEDGAAIRAATAEHGVELVPTVGPLGTSVAISERVDGEPHYVFNDAARHRRIRFGSRERAALDAAALVVVSCFPFDDEEQAEELLAAVARPRERLVLDPNPRSGMLADAGRFRRGFERLAERSLLVKIGDDDVALLHGQPLIEVVAQLRGAGTRTVLATRGAQGASLHLEDGTAADAPIASDPRPVIDTMGAGDACLAAAVSSILRRGVPAVAADAAAMLDDCMRIAAATCRARGALLRLPADRLTIAG; this is encoded by the coding sequence ATGGCTGAGTCGTCCGTGTCCGCGAAGTCCGTGTCCGAGCCGGCCGTCGTCGTCCTCGGCGACGCCCTGATCGACGTGCTCCGCGACGAGTCCGGCGAGCAGCGCTTCCTCGGCGGCGCCGCCTACAACGTGGCGGTCGGTCTCGCCCTGCTCGGCCACCGCGTCCAGCTGCTCGCGATGATCGGCGACGACGAGGACGGCGCCGCGATCCGCGCCGCGACCGCGGAGCACGGGGTGGAGCTCGTGCCCACCGTCGGTCCGCTCGGCACCTCGGTCGCGATCAGCGAGCGCGTCGACGGCGAGCCGCACTACGTCTTCAACGACGCCGCCCGCCACCGGCGGATCCGCTTCGGCTCCCGCGAGCGCGCGGCCCTCGACGCGGCCGCCCTCGTCGTGGTCAGCTGCTTCCCCTTCGACGACGAGGAGCAGGCGGAGGAGCTGCTCGCGGCCGTCGCCCGCCCCCGGGAGCGCCTCGTCCTCGATCCGAACCCGCGCTCGGGGATGCTCGCCGACGCGGGGCGCTTCCGCCGCGGCTTCGAGCGGCTGGCGGAGCGGTCGCTCCTCGTCAAGATCGGCGACGACGACGTCGCACTGCTGCACGGGCAGCCGCTGATCGAGGTCGTCGCGCAGCTGCGCGGCGCCGGTACCCGGACCGTGCTCGCCACGCGCGGGGCGCAGGGTGCGAGCCTGCACCTCGAGGACGGGACGGCGGCCGACGCGCCGATCGCCTCCGATCCGCGGCCCGTGATCGACACGATGGGCGCCGGCGACGCCTGCCTGGCGGCCGCCGTCTCGTCGATCCTCCGGCGGGGCGTCCCCGCTGTGGCGGCCGACGCCGCCGCGATGCTCGACGACTGCATGCGGATCGCGGCGGCCACCTGCCGCGCCCGCGGGGCCCTCCTGCGCCTCCCGGCTGACCGGCTCACCATCGCCGGCTGA
- a CDS encoding ATP-binding cassette domain-containing protein, with product MTLLDAAGTAPAAARTPVLQAKRLVKTFGRVVGLDGVSLELYPGEVLAIIGDNGAGKSTLIKCLTGAEIPDEGEILLDGKPVTFKRPQDARGAGIETVYQNLAVSPALDVASNLYLGREKRKKGVLGSVFRMLDTAGMRKEARAELTELGISTLQDVTVPVENLSGGQRQAVAVARAAAFGSKVVVLDEPTAALGVRESNQVLQLVRNLRDRGIPVILISHNMPHVFDVADRIHIQRLGKKAATITPQSHSMTDAVAIMTGAATA from the coding sequence GTGACTCTCCTCGACGCCGCGGGAACCGCCCCCGCCGCCGCCCGCACCCCCGTCCTGCAGGCCAAGCGCCTCGTGAAGACCTTCGGCCGCGTGGTCGGGCTCGACGGCGTCAGCCTGGAGCTCTACCCCGGCGAGGTCCTGGCGATCATCGGCGACAACGGAGCCGGCAAGTCCACCCTGATCAAGTGCCTCACCGGTGCCGAGATCCCCGACGAGGGCGAGATCCTCCTCGACGGCAAGCCCGTGACCTTCAAGCGCCCCCAGGACGCGCGGGGCGCCGGCATCGAGACGGTCTACCAGAATCTGGCCGTCTCCCCCGCGCTCGACGTCGCGTCGAACCTCTACCTCGGCCGCGAGAAGCGCAAGAAGGGCGTGCTCGGCTCCGTGTTCCGGATGCTCGACACCGCCGGCATGCGCAAGGAGGCCCGCGCGGAGCTGACCGAGCTCGGCATCTCGACCCTCCAGGACGTCACCGTCCCGGTGGAGAACCTCTCCGGCGGCCAGCGCCAGGCCGTCGCCGTCGCCCGCGCCGCGGCGTTCGGCTCGAAGGTGGTCGTCCTCGACGAGCCCACCGCGGCCCTCGGCGTGCGCGAGTCGAACCAGGTGCTCCAGCTCGTGCGCAACCTGCGCGACCGCGGCATCCCCGTCATCCTGATCAGCCACAACATGCCGCACGTCTTCGACGTCGCCGACCGCATCCACATCCAGCGCCTCGGCAAGAAGGCGGCGACCATCACGCCGCAGTCGCACTCGATGACCGACGCGGTCGCCATCATGACGGGAGCCGCCACCGCATGA
- a CDS encoding LacI family DNA-binding transcriptional regulator: protein MSGPRDAVASGRRPTMKHVAALAGVGIKTVSRVVNGEPNVSAATIERVQAAARQLQYQPDLHAGNLRRSNGRTNTLGLLVGSVANPFSGAVHRAVEDLANERGVAVFASSLDDDPARERSSVNAFVSRRVDGLILTTVAPSQAYLGVEIDRGTPAVFVDRVPTGITADAVITDNAAGIARAVGHLASFGHERIAFLGDRPEIFTARERERGFLEEMARRGLPVLPGFVRHGAHDEHAAEEMATELLAQETPPTAIIGGQNLVTIGVLAALRRRQEHGRVALIGFDDIPLAELLHPAVSVIAQNPGLMGRTAAERVFLRLDGEDEPAQTFVIPTTLIARGSGEVPVHG from the coding sequence ATGTCAGGACCCCGCGACGCCGTCGCCTCCGGTCGCCGCCCCACCATGAAGCACGTCGCCGCCCTCGCCGGAGTCGGCATCAAGACGGTGTCGCGCGTCGTCAACGGGGAGCCGAACGTCTCAGCCGCCACCATCGAGCGCGTGCAGGCCGCGGCGCGGCAGCTGCAGTACCAGCCCGATCTGCACGCCGGGAACCTGCGGCGCTCCAACGGGCGCACGAACACGCTGGGCCTGCTGGTGGGCAGCGTCGCGAACCCCTTCTCGGGAGCGGTGCACCGCGCCGTCGAGGACCTCGCGAACGAGCGCGGCGTCGCGGTCTTCGCCTCGAGCCTGGACGACGACCCGGCCCGCGAGCGGTCGTCGGTGAACGCGTTCGTCTCGCGCCGCGTCGACGGGCTGATCCTCACCACGGTGGCCCCCAGCCAGGCCTACCTGGGCGTCGAGATCGACCGGGGCACCCCCGCGGTGTTCGTCGACCGCGTCCCCACCGGCATCACAGCCGACGCCGTGATCACCGACAACGCCGCCGGGATCGCGCGCGCCGTCGGCCATCTGGCCTCCTTCGGCCACGAGCGCATCGCCTTCCTCGGCGACCGGCCCGAGATCTTCACGGCCCGCGAGCGCGAGCGCGGCTTCCTCGAGGAGATGGCGCGGCGCGGCCTCCCCGTGCTCCCCGGCTTCGTCCGCCACGGCGCCCACGACGAGCACGCGGCCGAGGAGATGGCGACCGAGCTGCTGGCGCAGGAGACGCCGCCGACCGCGATCATCGGCGGGCAGAACCTCGTCACCATCGGCGTCCTCGCGGCTCTGCGCCGCCGCCAGGAGCACGGCCGCGTCGCGCTGATCGGCTTCGACGACATCCCGCTCGCCGAGCTGCTGCACCCCGCCGTCTCCGTCATCGCGCAGAACCCCGGCCTGATGGGGCGGACCGCCGCGGAGCGCGTCTTCCTGCGCCTGGACGGGGAGGACGAGCCGGCGCAGACCTTCGTCATTCCCACCACGCTGATCGCCCGCGGCTCCGGAGAGGTCCCCGTCCATGGCTGA
- a CDS encoding GH32 C-terminal domain-containing protein: protein MLSPRSSQPRPRRAGGVVAVAAALCLVGGGLSVPAASAAAPDPASEAYRPAIHYSPAQNWMNDPNGLVYYEGVYHLYYQYNPQGTRWGNMSWGHATSTDLTHWTEQPLAIPGDAESDIFSGSIVVDKDNTSGFGTAENPPLVAMYTAAYKTGEQAQALAYSTDAGQTWTKYDGNPVIDRDQNDFRDPHMFWYDGGTPESSYWVVVTVEADDHKVLLHKSTDLRNWTELSEFGPANATGGVWECPDLFPLAVDGDPSNIKWVMVVNLNPGAVGGGSGGQYFVGDFDGTTFTSESTVGSDTLPEGTTLAGFDDGTYNGWTVSNEPGNWKNGPFGAAPATGPIDGQQTVTGFAGTGLINGFNDGDWPVGSMESPDFTVDQDHMNFLVGGGNHPHVDGTQLANDPPAGSELLFDGFEYPDQQGLADNGWTVTGDLADGTNPSTSGGEFFLGQKRINTFDGGPKGDDNLGTLTSPEFTIDKSHLSMLVGGGFRPEGDPQTLEVQLVVDGEVVRTTAGTNDGALNWKSWDVSAYQGKAARIVVVDDATGGWGHLTVDHIVLADTAAQVRSNETSVNLVVDGEIVRTATGSDSETLDWTSWDVADLAGRTAHLQVVDNNRAGWGHILADQFMLADEPAQSRLVDYDWLDWGRDYYAGVTFDNAPDDKRIMIAWMNNWQYGEAIPTGQWRGAMALPRELALQTVDGAPKLVQKVVDQTAGLEQTENAFTLGATDIAEGETALPAAAEGSVYKLDAVLSAGDADSFGLSVRNSADGSQRTPITYDVASGQLSVDRTRSGDVGFDADFPSVETAPVALEDGKLHLELYVDTASVETFAQGGIATITDQIFPDAGSEGVSLLATGGTARVESLTVTPLSRSMFTDPAAVTALTATGAAQTVETGDAITGLGVTATNAAGAPVAGADVAFTLDGPARFADGGTTATVATGADGSAALPAATAGPGTGTVTITATSGETSTVLPAVTVVAPATEVDVDVTITSTKRNGSVVLTATATNNGNTPVTLSIPTPFGALKVTSLAEGKTRSVLVDTHLSRVPAGSVRVTATAPDGTHETTKVSYGGSGK from the coding sequence GTGCTATCTCCCCGTTCCTCCCAGCCCCGGCCGCGTCGCGCCGGCGGCGTCGTCGCCGTCGCGGCGGCCCTCTGCCTGGTCGGCGGCGGCCTCTCCGTCCCCGCCGCCTCGGCCGCGGCGCCCGATCCCGCCTCCGAGGCCTACCGGCCTGCGATCCACTACTCACCCGCCCAGAACTGGATGAACGACCCCAACGGTCTCGTCTACTACGAGGGCGTCTACCACCTCTACTACCAGTACAACCCGCAGGGCACGCGCTGGGGCAACATGAGCTGGGGCCACGCCACCAGCACCGACCTGACGCACTGGACCGAGCAGCCGCTCGCCATCCCGGGCGACGCGGAGTCGGACATCTTCTCCGGCTCGATCGTGGTCGACAAGGACAACACCTCCGGGTTCGGCACGGCCGAGAACCCGCCCCTGGTCGCGATGTACACCGCGGCGTACAAGACGGGGGAGCAGGCGCAGGCCCTCGCCTACAGCACCGACGCCGGGCAGACCTGGACGAAGTACGACGGCAACCCCGTCATCGACCGCGACCAGAACGACTTCCGCGACCCGCACATGTTCTGGTACGACGGCGGCACCCCGGAGTCGTCCTACTGGGTCGTCGTCACCGTGGAGGCGGATGACCACAAGGTCCTGCTGCACAAGTCGACGGACCTGCGGAACTGGACCGAGCTCAGCGAGTTCGGCCCGGCCAACGCGACCGGCGGCGTCTGGGAGTGCCCCGACCTCTTCCCGCTGGCGGTCGACGGCGACCCCTCGAACATCAAGTGGGTGATGGTCGTCAACCTCAACCCGGGCGCGGTGGGCGGCGGCTCGGGCGGGCAGTACTTCGTCGGCGACTTCGACGGCACCACCTTCACCTCCGAGTCGACCGTCGGCTCCGACACCCTGCCCGAGGGCACGACCCTCGCCGGGTTCGACGACGGGACCTACAACGGCTGGACCGTGAGCAACGAGCCCGGCAACTGGAAGAACGGGCCCTTCGGCGCCGCCCCAGCCACCGGTCCGATCGACGGCCAGCAGACGGTCACGGGCTTCGCCGGAACGGGGCTCATCAACGGCTTCAACGACGGCGACTGGCCGGTCGGCTCGATGGAGTCGCCCGACTTCACCGTGGACCAGGACCACATGAACTTCCTCGTCGGCGGCGGCAACCACCCGCACGTCGACGGCACGCAGCTCGCCAACGACCCGCCCGCCGGGAGCGAGCTGCTCTTCGACGGCTTCGAGTACCCGGACCAGCAGGGCCTGGCAGACAACGGCTGGACCGTGACCGGCGACCTCGCCGACGGCACCAACCCCTCGACCAGCGGCGGCGAGTTCTTCCTCGGCCAGAAGCGGATCAACACCTTCGACGGCGGGCCGAAGGGCGACGACAACCTCGGCACCCTGACCTCGCCGGAGTTCACGATCGACAAGAGCCACCTGAGCATGCTCGTCGGCGGCGGCTTCCGCCCCGAGGGCGACCCGCAGACCCTCGAGGTCCAGCTCGTCGTCGACGGCGAGGTCGTGCGGACCACCGCCGGCACGAACGACGGCGCCCTGAACTGGAAGAGCTGGGACGTCTCCGCGTACCAGGGGAAGGCGGCGCGGATCGTCGTCGTCGACGACGCGACCGGCGGCTGGGGTCACCTCACCGTCGACCACATCGTGCTCGCCGACACCGCGGCGCAGGTCCGCTCGAACGAGACGAGCGTGAACCTCGTCGTCGACGGCGAGATCGTCCGCACCGCGACCGGCAGCGACAGCGAGACGCTGGACTGGACGAGCTGGGACGTCGCCGACCTGGCCGGTCGCACCGCGCACCTCCAGGTCGTCGACAACAACCGCGCCGGCTGGGGCCACATCCTCGCCGACCAGTTCATGCTCGCCGACGAGCCGGCGCAGAGCCGCCTGGTCGACTACGACTGGCTCGACTGGGGTCGCGACTACTACGCCGGAGTGACCTTCGACAACGCGCCCGACGACAAGCGCATCATGATCGCGTGGATGAACAACTGGCAGTACGGCGAGGCGATCCCCACCGGCCAGTGGCGCGGGGCCATGGCCCTGCCGCGTGAGCTCGCCCTGCAGACGGTCGACGGCGCGCCGAAGCTCGTGCAGAAGGTCGTCGACCAGACGGCCGGACTCGAGCAGACGGAGAACGCGTTCACGCTCGGAGCGACGGACATCGCCGAGGGCGAGACCGCGCTGCCCGCGGCGGCTGAGGGCAGCGTCTACAAGCTCGACGCCGTGCTCAGCGCCGGGGACGCCGACTCGTTCGGCCTCTCCGTCCGCAACTCGGCCGACGGGAGCCAGCGCACGCCGATCACCTACGACGTCGCGTCCGGTCAGCTGAGCGTCGACCGGACCCGCTCGGGCGACGTCGGCTTCGACGCCGACTTCCCCTCGGTCGAGACAGCCCCGGTGGCCCTCGAGGACGGGAAGCTGCACCTCGAGCTGTACGTCGACACCGCCTCGGTGGAGACGTTCGCCCAGGGCGGGATCGCGACGATCACCGACCAGATCTTCCCCGACGCCGGCAGCGAGGGCGTCTCGCTCCTCGCCACCGGGGGCACGGCGCGAGTGGAGAGCCTGACGGTCACGCCGCTCAGCCGCTCGATGTTCACCGACCCGGCTGCGGTCACCGCACTCACCGCGACCGGAGCGGCGCAGACCGTCGAGACCGGTGACGCGATCACCGGGCTCGGCGTCACGGCGACCAACGCGGCCGGCGCTCCCGTCGCGGGGGCGGACGTCGCGTTCACCCTCGACGGACCGGCCCGCTTCGCCGACGGCGGCACGACGGCGACCGTCGCGACCGGCGCCGACGGCTCCGCGGCGCTCCCCGCGGCCACGGCCGGCCCCGGGACCGGGACGGTCACGATCACCGCGACGAGCGGCGAGACCAGCACGGTGCTCCCCGCAGTCACCGTGGTCGCCCCGGCGACCGAGGTGGACGTCGACGTGACGATCACCAGCACGAAGCGCAACGGATCAGTCGTCCTCACTGCCACGGCGACCAACAACGGGAACACGCCCGTCACGCTGAGCATCCCGACTCCGTTCGGCGCTCTCAAGGTCACTTCGCTGGCCGAGGGCAAGACAAGGAGCGTGTTGGTCGACACGCACCTGTCGCGAGTGCCCGCCGGATCTGTCCGCGTGACCGCGACGGCTCCCGACGGAACCCACGAGACCACGAAGGTCTCGTACGGCGGGTCCGGCAAGTAA
- a CDS encoding glycosyltransferase, with protein MRMAYVSPGELDGRAIEGIIEHARIWPGRIVVVSPRKQRSSGEYDTIRTDDVSATLRSERFDVVGALMRPEYAYVADIAPTVYTAEVDRRIRTDLMVSRATSRFDRARIALGQVRIDRTYRSMARRAAGLHCNGQQAWDSYGRLNSRSLQVVDHRIFASDLAAARRREVWSGDRPLRVAFSGRLVREKGADTVAEVARRLPQIEFVMLGSGELRDQLMASAPANLSLLGFKPFSEWKQYVRDTVDVALLPHPQGDPSCTYFEMLGSGVPVVGLRNTMWGPLADEGLGWAEHGVDALVKRLAQLRPADVRLARERGLTHVEPFEDMVATRVAHLVEIARDSSLPRDRA; from the coding sequence ATGCGAATGGCGTACGTGAGCCCCGGGGAACTCGACGGTCGAGCGATCGAGGGAATCATCGAGCACGCCAGGATCTGGCCGGGTCGCATTGTCGTCGTCTCGCCGCGGAAGCAGCGCTCGAGCGGCGAGTACGACACGATCCGGACCGATGATGTGAGCGCGACGCTGCGCAGCGAACGATTCGACGTGGTCGGCGCGCTGATGCGCCCCGAGTACGCCTACGTGGCGGACATCGCGCCGACCGTCTACACCGCGGAGGTCGACCGACGCATACGCACCGACCTGATGGTGAGCCGCGCCACCTCGCGGTTCGACCGTGCACGCATCGCGCTGGGCCAGGTCAGGATCGATCGGACCTATCGTTCGATGGCACGCCGCGCAGCTGGGCTGCACTGCAATGGTCAGCAGGCTTGGGATTCGTACGGGCGGCTCAACTCCCGCTCCCTCCAGGTCGTCGACCACCGCATCTTCGCCTCCGACCTGGCCGCCGCGCGCCGGCGCGAGGTGTGGTCCGGCGATCGCCCTCTGCGTGTCGCCTTCTCCGGCCGGCTGGTCCGGGAGAAAGGCGCCGACACTGTCGCAGAAGTCGCTCGACGACTCCCGCAGATCGAATTCGTCATGCTCGGCAGCGGCGAGCTGCGTGACCAGCTGATGGCCTCGGCCCCCGCCAACCTCTCGCTCCTCGGATTCAAGCCGTTCAGCGAGTGGAAGCAGTACGTCCGCGACACCGTGGATGTCGCCCTCTTGCCGCACCCCCAGGGCGACCCGTCCTGCACCTACTTCGAGATGCTGGGATCCGGTGTTCCCGTAGTGGGTCTGAGGAACACGATGTGGGGACCGCTCGCCGATGAAGGACTCGGGTGGGCGGAGCACGGCGTGGACGCCCTGGTGAAGCGACTCGCGCAGCTGCGACCGGCCGATGTCCGGCTCGCCCGCGAGCGCGGGTTGACTCACGTGGAACCGTTCGAGGACATGGTGGCGACGCGCGTCGCTCATCTCGTCGAGATCGCGCGCGACTCCTCGCTCCCGCGAGACAGGGCCTGA
- a CDS encoding putative quinol monooxygenase — translation MTDTAPRILYAEFTAKPGHEDTVAGMIADLGELVRQEPGNVEFVPYRREDDPARFFVYEIYRDEDAFQAHISADYGAVFNEKLGPLIVEPNSQLTWLHRV, via the coding sequence ATGACGGACACCGCCCCCCGCATCCTCTACGCCGAGTTCACGGCGAAGCCCGGCCACGAGGACACCGTCGCCGGCATGATCGCCGACCTCGGCGAGCTCGTCCGCCAGGAGCCCGGCAACGTCGAGTTCGTGCCCTACCGGCGCGAGGACGACCCCGCGCGGTTCTTCGTCTACGAGATCTACCGCGACGAGGACGCCTTCCAGGCGCACATTTCCGCCGACTACGGAGCGGTCTTCAACGAGAAGCTCGGCCCGCTGATCGTCGAGCCGAACTCCCAGCTCACCTGGCTCCACCGGGTCTGA
- a CDS encoding ABC transporter permease has product MAQKTTDPNPPTSALDLASEFLDRRTPLDRVRGVLHRYPAVSPAVVLVLAIIVFGLLNDRFLDPSNLSLITQQVAVVGTLAVAQTLIILTAGIDLSVGAVMVLTSMVIAQTATENGLPAIVALLLGLIVGLAAGAFNGVLVTRLRLPPFIVTLGTLNIFVALTLLYSSGSTVRGTDMPALLPSTGGTFDILGVRISFGVILMLLLYIVVAFILGKTAWGRHVYAVGDDKEAARLAGISVNRVLMSVYLAAGAILAIGAWIQIGRTNAASPNAGADLNLDSITAVVIGGTSLFGGRGTVWGTLLGALIVGVFRNGLSLAGLDVLYQTLAVGVLIIVAVSVDQWIRKVRK; this is encoded by the coding sequence GTGGCTCAGAAGACCACCGACCCGAATCCGCCGACCTCCGCCCTCGATCTCGCCAGCGAGTTCCTCGACCGCCGCACGCCGCTCGACCGCGTCCGCGGCGTCCTGCACCGCTACCCGGCCGTCAGCCCCGCCGTCGTGCTCGTCCTCGCGATCATCGTCTTCGGACTGCTGAACGACCGCTTCCTCGACCCCTCGAACCTCTCGCTCATCACCCAGCAGGTCGCGGTCGTCGGAACGCTCGCCGTCGCGCAGACGCTGATCATCCTGACCGCCGGCATCGACCTCTCCGTCGGCGCCGTGATGGTCCTCACCTCGATGGTCATCGCGCAGACCGCGACCGAGAACGGCCTGCCCGCGATCGTCGCCCTGCTGCTGGGACTGATCGTCGGACTCGCGGCCGGCGCCTTCAACGGCGTCCTGGTGACGCGGCTGCGGCTCCCCCCGTTCATCGTGACGCTCGGCACGCTCAACATCTTCGTGGCGCTGACGCTCCTCTACTCCAGCGGCTCGACCGTCCGCGGCACCGACATGCCCGCCCTGCTGCCCTCCACCGGCGGCACCTTCGACATCCTCGGCGTCCGGATCAGCTTCGGCGTGATCCTGATGCTCCTGCTCTACATCGTGGTCGCGTTCATCCTCGGCAAGACCGCCTGGGGCCGCCACGTCTACGCCGTCGGCGACGACAAGGAGGCCGCGCGCCTCGCCGGCATCAGCGTGAACCGGGTCCTGATGAGCGTCTACCTCGCCGCCGGCGCGATCCTCGCCATCGGCGCGTGGATCCAGATCGGCCGCACCAACGCCGCCAGCCCGAACGCCGGAGCCGACCTCAACCTCGACTCCATCACCGCCGTCGTCATCGGCGGGACCAGCCTCTTCGGCGGTCGCGGCACCGTGTGGGGCACCCTGCTCGGCGCCCTCATCGTCGGCGTCTTCCGCAACGGGCTCTCGCTCGCCGGACTCGACGTCCTCTACCAGACGCTCGCCGTGGGCGTGCTCATCATCGTCGCCGTCTCGGTCGACCAGTGGATCCGGAAGGTTCGCAAGTGA